A segment of the Arcobacter sp. CECT 8983 genome:
TATACTATAATTAAACTATACTAAAGCCCCATTATAAGGTACTTTGTGTTTGACATTTATAAAAAAATAATGTATACTCTGTTTGTGCTATATTTGATATAGTGATTTTATAATGTGATGTAATATCAGAAAGGAAAAATGTGGTTAACTTTATCATAAAAATAATTATCAAAAAAAAATAAGTAAGATAAAAGAGTTATAAAACTTTTATCTCTACTCATGTGGTTATGAATAATGACATAAATAGTCTTTTATATTTCTTTAAATACTTAGTTAGTTTATTGCACAATTGCAAGAATGAGTCCAGCCTTTGTTAAAGCCGAGTGTTTTAGAATAGTTTTTGGAAAAGAACGAGTATGTTTGAATAAAAAGAGTGACTAACTCACTCTTTTTATGAGTTACGCAGTTCAAAAAATTATGATAAAACAAGAGGGAAGTCGCTAGACCTTTGGCAACATGGCTGGTTGCTTTTTGCGATACTTTTTTCAACAAAAAAGTATCATCCACAAAGGCTTTAGCCTTTATAGTGCTAATATTATTTTGTAACTTGAATGAAACCAAGCCCTAATAAAATTATAATATCAAATATAAAAAAGGGTAAATCATGACACTAAAATATGAGAGCGGTTTTTTATTCTTAAGTATGAGTATTAGTTACTTTACAACAGCATATCTAAGTTACTTTTTCATATACTAACGGAATAACTGAATACTTAATAGACATTTTTTTACTACCAAAGTATACAAAAACAGTGTAAACTGTTATATATAATCAAAGGAGAAATTATGGAAACAAGATACGAAAGTCAAGTTTTATTTCTAGGATTATCATTAGTTTATTATACTACGGCATTAGCAACATATATTTTTATTTATTAGTACTTATATTTTCTATTCTTTCAGGTTTTGCAAAATAGTAACCTTGGAATAGTTTACAACCTAAATTTACTAAAAATTTATATTGCTCTTTAGTTTCTACACCTTCAGCAACTACTTGCAAGTTTAAAGCTTCTGCAAATAAAAGTATGCTTTTAACAATAGCTTCATCAGCTTTATTTTCCAATATATTACTTACAAAAGACCTATCTATTTTGATTTGATTTAAAGGTAACTCTCTTAGATATTGTAAAGAAGAGTAGCCAGTTCCAAAATCATCTAAAGATACTTGAACCCCTAGTTTTTTTATTTTAAGCATTTTATCTTTTACTTCTTCAAGGCTTTTTGCAAGAATAGATTCTGTTAATTCTACTTTTAGAAGATTTGCATTTACTTTATACTGTTTTATATACATTTTGATTGTATCAATAAAATCCTCTTCTAGAAACTGTTTTGCACTAATATTAATAGCAATGACCCAATTTGATGTTTCTTTAGCTTTTTGCCATGTTTCTAGCTGTTTACAGGCAGTTTTTATAACCCATGAGCCAATAGGAATAATCAATCCAGTCTTTTCAGCAATTGGAATAAAACTATCAGGGGGAATAATACCTTCCTCAGGGTGTATCCATCTAATTAATGCTTCTGCTCCATATACATGATTTTCATCATCATATTGTAGTTGATAAAATAATTCAAAATGCTCCTCATCAATTGCTTTTATAAGTTGTGAATATGTATCAAGATGATTTTGTGCCATATTTTGTGCTTGTTTATCAAAATAAGAGAATCTTTTTTCCTCTTTTTTTGCTTGATGTAAAGCAGAGTCTGCTTGTTTTAATAGTTCATTTGCACCTTTACAGTTTTTATTATAAATTGATAATCCAGCATAGACCATAGGATTTATAGTTTTATCTTCTATTTTTATTTCTTCGGATAAAGTATTTACTAAGAACTCTGCTAAAAGCTTGGCTTCAATGGAAGCTTGGTTTTTGTGTTCATGAATATGTGGAAACCAAACTGCAAATTCATCTCCTGTTACTCTAGCTATCATTGAAGCATCATTAAATATTTTTTTTGTTTTTAAAGTAATTGCTTCGAGTACTTTATCTCCTATGCTATATCCATAGGCATCATTAATAATTTTAAAGTCTCTTAAATCAAAACAAATAAGTAATCCCCATCTAAACTGTTGTTTTTTATTTAGATGTGTTTGTATCTCATTTAAAAGCATTTCTTTGTTTGCTAATCCAGTTAAAGAATCATACTGTTTTAGGTACTCAACTTTTGCTTCTGTCTCTTTTTGTATTGTTAAATCAATAAAAGATGCCACATAATAAATTACATTTAAATCATCATCTAAAACAGCTTGAATTGTAAGGTGTTCTGGATAGATTGTTCCATCTTTATGTTTGTTGTATATTTCACCACTCCAGTGATTGTATTTGTGTAATTTTTTTTTCATCTCTTTATAGAAATTTTCATCTTGATATCCAGATCTTAAAATACTAGGAGTTTTCCCTATAACTTCCTCTTTTTCATATCCAGAAATTTTAGTAAAGGCTTTATTTACTTGAAGAATTATCTCATTTGCGTCTGTAATCATCATTCCACTTCTTGTCTCAAAAGCAGCAGCAGCTATTTTTTCAACTTTCTGTGAATTTTCTATCCTTTGAAGCATATAGTTTATTTCATCATAAAGTTTACCTATTTCATTATCTTCTTTAGTCTTAGCCCTGTTTTTTAAAGAATCAATAATATCAATCTTACTTAAAAAAGATACTAACTTTAAGATAGGTTCTGTAAATCTTTTTGCAAAGAAGTTAGCAAGGACAAAAGATAAAAGAAGTAAAACTAAAGAAATAGTTATTAAAATAGGAATATCTCTTTTTACAATATCTGATAAGTTTTTTACTTTGAAGTTTAATTCTACAACCCCTAGTTTAGTACCTTGATATCTAGCATCAGCATAAAGTTTTAAAAGATTGTCTTTTATGTCATTTACTTTTTTATAATCATTAGGTAAAGGCTTTACTTCAAGGTCTTTATTATTTTTGTTGTATTGGAAGATAGCTTTATTATCTAATTTATATAGAATCATTGAATCAATATTATCAAAAGATTTTAACTTACTTGTTATATCAGCTGCAACGGCTATTTCTTTTAATAAAACAAGTTTCGCAATATCTTGACTTAGTATTTTTGCAACTGTTCTTGAAAGCTCAATAGTTTTTGTTTGTTGAGACTTCATATTCCAGTAAACAAAACTAGAATATCCAACTATACCAGTTATTAAAGTAACCAGTAAAATCATTAAAGTTAGTCTTCTTTTTATTGAACCTCTGTAGTGTTTTTTTGTCATTTTACTTTGAAGGGTTTTCTATAGGAACTGCTTCATCGTTCCCCCATTCTGCCCATGAACCGTCATATACGCTAGCTTTATAACCTAATTCTTGAAGAACGATATAATTTAGTGCAGCTTCTGCCCCACCATCACAGTAAAGGATAATCTCTTTATCTTTTGGGATATCTTTATATAAAGTCTCTAGTTTATCAAGATTTTTTATTTTATTACCAGTTGTAGTAACTTGGTAGTTTTGAGTACAGGCATAGTTTTGTGCAGTTGGAATATGTCCAAATCTTTTTGCAATTGATTCTTTACCTAAGTAATGTGACTCTTTTCTTCCATCAATAATTGTCTTTTTGCCAATAGAAAGTAGGGTACTTAGTTTTGTTTGAACTTTGGTATTATCTACTCTTGGCGTAAAATTACTTTTTCTAGGGACAAAGGGCTTTTCACTAAGAGTAAAACTATCTTCTTCCCAGTTTTTGTAGCCTACTTTTAAGATACCAACATTATTGTGTCCTAATATTTCAAGTATCCAATAAAGTCTTGCAGACCAAATAAAACTACCGTCATCATAAGCAACAACCAAAGAATCATTTTTTATTCCTGCATCAGAAAAAAGTACTTGAAGTTTTTCTATATTTGGCATAAAGAATTTTTTATCAAAAAGATTTTCTAATGCTGGGATATTAAATGCATTTTTTATGTGATTCTTATTATATAGTTCTTCATTTCTTAAATCTAATAATACAAGATTCGGGTTTGAAATATTTTGTTTTAACCAAGCAATATCAACAATTGAGGGCATATTTTTTTCAGTAGCAAAAAGTGAAATACTAAAGATACAAATTAAGAAGATTTTTTTTACCATTTTAGTGGCCTTTATAGTAAAATAAATATAATTATATCCACTATTTTCTTAAGTTCTTAGCTTTAATTCTTTAATTTAAACTACAATTAAGTTATAACTCTAGCTTATATCCAATGCCTTTTATATTTATAATTGAATCTTTTCCTAAAATCTTTCTTATATTCTTTATATATGTTCTTACTGTGGTATCTGTAGGGGTATCATCATAAACCCAGTTATTAAGTGCAATTTCTTCTATTGATACTGCTTTATTTGAGTGTTTTAAAAGATATTCAAAAACTTTTGCTTCAGTTTTTGATAGTTGGAACTTTTTATCTTTTATAAAAATAGTTTTCAAATCATAATCATAAGAAATATCATTATTTATCTTTTGTTCTTCTTTTGATTCTATTTTTCTTAATCTTTTGATATTATCAATTCTAAGTTTTAATTCACTTAAGTGAAAAGGTTTTCTTATGTAGTCATCAGCTCCTGCATTAAAACCTTTTTCCATATCTTTTGTAGTATGTAGTGAAGTTATAAAGATAGTTGGAATATCAATGGAGTTTGATTTTAAATTTTTTAATAAATCAAAACCACTTATTGAAGGTACATTTACATCTAAAATAAGTAAATCAAAGTGTTGCTCGTAAATAAGTTCATATGCTTCTTGTCCATCATAGGTAGAGATAACTTCATATTTTAGTTCTTCTAAAAACTCTTCTATGATTTCATGTAAAAGAGTATCATCTTCTAGTAATAATATTTTCATTTTAAACTCCATAATAAAGTATATAAATTACACGTGGAAGTTATGTGGAAAATGTTATAATCAATTTTCAAAAGGAGTATACCATAGATTTAACAAGAAGTGAAAAGCTTACCTTTATAAGATTTTTATCTTTATATTTAGGAGCTTCATTTATTTTATTATTACTATTATCATTGTTATATTATCAAAATGAGAAAACTCTACACCTTGATTTAGCTAAAACAAAAATGGAAAATATCTCTTCTCAAATAGCTGCAAAAGTTATCTTTTCTCATATGATGGAAACAAAATTAAATATTGATGATTATTTAAGTATGAAGCAGTATGAAATAGCTTTTTATGATAGAGATGGTAAAAAAATCCTTGGAAATTTTAATGATGAAATAAAACTAGAAAATGGTTTTTACCAAAAAGATAATAACTACATCTTGGTTGATAATTCTACTTTTGGTCACCTTGGTATCTTTCATATTGCAATAAAAGATAAACTTTTCCATACTTTAGCTAATAACACTAGAAATAAAGTATTAATTGTATTTTTAATCACTTACTCTTTAATTGCTCTTATTGGTTTCTTTTTAGCAAAACTATTTATTAAACCTATAAAAGATGAGAGGGAAAAGCTAAACAATTTTATAAAAGATACAACCCATGAATTAAATACTCCTATTAGTGCTATTTTAATGTCTTCAGAAAGTGACAATCTTAGCTCAAAACAGCTTGAAAGAGTAAAACTAGCAGTTCATAGAATCTCAGAAATCTATAGTGATTTAACTTATATTTTTTTAGAAGAAAAAGATGAGAATAGGGTTCTAGAAGAGCTTGAACTAAAAACTTTAATAGAAGAACAACTTAAGTACTTTGAAGTAATAGCATTAAAAAGAAAAATAACTATTCATTTAGATTTAGAAGAGTTCTTCTATAAAATTGATAAAAATGATTTTATAAGACTATTTAATAATATCCTTTCAAATGCTATTAAATACAACAAAAAAGAGGGTGAAGTCTTTATTTCTTTAAAAGATTCAACACTTAGTATAAAAGATACAGGTATTGGTATTGAAAAGAAAAAAATAGATGATATCTTTAATAGATATTATAGAGCTACTAAAGAGCAAGGTGGCTTTGGAATAGGGCTAAATATAGTTCAAAATATCTGCAAAGAGTATGATATAAACTTTAATGTAACTTCCCAAGAAAGAAAAGAGACTACTTTTACTTTCAAATTTTAATTTCCACACATCCTCCATAAATAACAACTACACTTCTTGGAATAAAATCTAAGGAGACAAAATGAAACTATTGAAAATATTTTCAATGATTGCACTTTTAATAGGTGTTCTAAACGCAGACCCAATTGACTTAAGTGGAAGTAAAGACGGGTATGATGTAACTTTAAAAACAGAAAAAACATTAGTAGTTGGAGATAACTATTTTTATGTAACACTATCAAAAGATGGAAAACCTGTAACAGATGCAAAAGTAAAAGCAAAATTCTTTATGCCAGAAATGCCTGGAATGCCATATATGGAGTATGTAGGAAAAGCAAAATTAGTTGATGGTAAATATAAAATGTTAATTAACTTAACAATGAGTGGTACTTGGCAGTATCATCTAATGTTTAAAACTGCTGATGGAAAAGTACACAAACTTAGATCTAGTGTAAATTTATAATGTTAAAGCAATCTCTTATTCTCATCTTGTTTTTTAGTCTATTTACTAATTCTATTTATGCAAAGGAAGTAAAGCAAGTAGTAAAGGAAGCTATTAATAAAAATAGTTCCCTGCAAGCTTTAGAGCAAACAATTGCTTTAGCAAAAGAGCAAATAAACTTAGCTTCAAAATGGCAAAACCCAGTTTTGAGTTTTGGAGCAAATGATATACAGTTTGATGATATCTCTAAAAGAGATTTAGAACCTATGCAAGCACAGTTTATTGGTCTTAATCAGATTATACCAATAGGTAATAAAAAAGAGTTAGAAGAAGAGATTGCAAGGGATGATTATGAGCTTTCAAAGCTAGTATTAGCAGATAAAAAGCTTGAGTTAGAATCAAAAATATATGAATATATTTATAATATAAAGTTAGTTGAAGAAAGAGTTACTCTTTTTTCTAAGTTAAAGCAGAATGTTGCAGAACTACAAAATCTTTTAGAAGAGTTTTACAAATATAATAAAGCAAGTCAGATAGATATAATAAAAGTTCAGACATTGTATGATGAACTTGATATAAGCGAACAAAAATTAAACAATAATCTTAGGGTTTTTAAACTTCAGTTAGAACAATTAACATATACAAAGTTTAAAGATATTGATATCAGTACTAAGTTACAGAAACTTACTTTAGTAAATAATATTGATTCACACCCTAAGATTTTACAGCTAGAAAAAAATATTAAAAAATTTAATACTACTTCAAAATTTGAAGAGGAAAAGAAAAACTCAGATATAAACTTTGCAGTTAAATATTTTCAAAGAGATAGTAAATATGAAGACTATATAAATGTAAGTGTTGCAATTCCTCTTTCTGTTTATGGAAGTGAAAATATAAAAGCACGAAAAGCAAAACACAAAGCAAGTGAATATAAAAATCTTTTAGAAGATTCAAAATTAAAATTTACAAATCAAATTAAAATTTTACAAAGTAATATTGATAATGCTTTTTATTCATATAGAAAAATAAATGAAAGCATAATTCCAAAATACAATCAAATTCAAAAAACACTTGAAAGTTATAACAGATTTTCATCATTAAAGAAAATTGATTCAAAAGAGTTGATTAAAAACCTAAATGAATTAATCAAGTATAAACTAAAAGCAATTGATGAAAAACAGAAATTTTATACAAATTTAGCAAATTCTATCTATTTTACAAAGGTTAATTAATGAAAAAATACATACTAGTCCTATTTTTAGGGGCTTGCATATTAAATGCTGAAATTCTTGAAATAAAGCAGTTGTTCAATAAAAAGCTTGTCAAAGTACAAAAAGAGCAAATAGGGCCTTTAAAAAGCTTTTATGGACGTCTTACTTTTGATGAATCATTAACTTTTGATGTTGTAAGTAGATTTGATGGATATATAACAAAATTAGATGCTAATAAACTTTATTCTATGGCAAAAAAAAATGAACCTCTTTTTTCAATCTATTCAGATGAGGTAAGTTCAATAATTCAAGAAATTAATATTGCAAAAAAATTTAACAAAAGTTTAGTAAAAAGTAATATTAATAAATTAAAAGCTTTAGCTGTAGATAATAAAGAGATAAAAAGAATTGTAAAAGGGAAAGAAGAGATTTCTGAAATTGCATTTTATTCTCCTTATGATTCCCTTGTTATAAAAAAAGAGATAAATAATGGAAGTTTTGTAAAAAAAGGAAGTCTTTTACTTCAACTTGCATCTTTAGAAAAACTTTGGGTTATAGCAAGTGTATATCAAAAGGATTTGTCTTTTATAAATAAAGGTCTTAAAGCAAAAGTTTATATAGATGGATTTGATGAACCAGTTGTTTCAACAGTTGACTATATCTATCCTACAGTAGATGAGACAAATAAAAGTGTTGATGTAAGACTTGTAATAGATAACAAGGATTTAAAGTACTCACCAAATATGTTTGCTAAAGTTGATATAAAGCAAAATAATAAAGAAATTCTAACTTTACCTAAGACGGCAGTTTTACAAAAAGGAAGTAAACATTATGTTTTCCAATACCTTTCTGAGTCAGAGTATGAACCAATAGAAGTTACTGCAAAAAGAATATCTTCTAAGAAGTATGAAATTATTGATGGAATCCAAGAAGGACAAAGTGTTATTAATAATGCTTTATTCTTACTTGATTCAGATGCTATTACTAATGGACTTTATAGTTCAGATGATGATGACTGGTAGGAATTATTATGGTTGAATCTATAATCTCACAAAGTATAAAGAATAAATTTTTAGTAATTTTTGCAATGCTAGTATTAGCTATTGGTTCTATTTGGGCTATTAAAAATACAAGCTTAGATGCACTTCCTGACCTTTCACCACCACAAGTTATTGTGCAAGTGAAGTGGGCAGGGCAAAGTCCAAAAACTATTGAGGAACAAGTTTCATATCCTCTTATTTCAAACCTTATGAGTCTTCCAAATATTGAAACTGTAAGAGCTATGAGTTCTTTTCAAAATGCTCTTATTTATGTGATATTTAAAGATGGAACTGATCTTTATGATTCTAGAAATAGAATCTTAGAGCAGCTTTCTCAACTTCAAGGTAGTTTTCCTGAAGGTGTTGATGTAGCAATTGGACCAGACGCAACTGGTGTTGGATGGGCTTATCAATATGCTTTAAAATCAGACACAAAATCTCTTGATGAGTTGAAAACCTTACAAGACTATTATTATAAGTTTGCACTTTTAGGTGTTGATGGAGTTAGTGAAATTGCATCTATTGGTGGATTTATTAAAAACTATGAAATTACAATTGATCAAGATAAGATGGTGCAATATGATGTTTCAATTGCTGATTTAAAAAAGAGTTTAGAATCAAACAATGATGAAAAGGGTGGAAGAATTATTTTAGAAAATGGTTTTGAACATATGATTCAGGCAAAAGGTTTTCTAAAAACGGTTGAAGATATTGAAAATATTACTATAAAGACTTTTAACTCTAATCCTCTTATGATAAAAGATATTGCAAGTGTTAATATCACTTCATCAAATAGAAGAGGTATGGCTGATTTAAATGGTCAGGGTGAAACAGTAGGTGGAATTGTAGTTGTACGTTATGGTGAAAATCCTTATTCAGTAATAAAAAGGGTTAAACAAAAACTTAATACTTTAAAAATAGATGATGTAGAAGTAGTTGAAGTTTATGATAGAAGTTCACTTATTGATAAGGCAATTGATACACTTAAAAACACTCTTGTTGAAGAGTCGATTATTGTTATGATTATTGTGGCACTATTTTTATTCCACTTTAGGTCAGCACTTATTATTATCATTACTTTACCACTTACAGTTATGATTACTTTCTTATTAATGAAGTTCTTTAACTTAGGTTCAAATATTATGAGTTTAGGTGGTATTGCTATTGCAATTGGAGCAATGGTTGATGCTACTATTGTTATGGTGGAAAATGCCCATAAACATCTTCAAGGAAAAGAGAATATTTCAAATAATGAAAGAATTGATATTATAATCAAGTCTTCAAAGCAAGTAGGGCGACCAATATTTTTTGCACTTATTTTAGTTGTTGTTTCTTTTTTACCTATTTTTGCTTTAACAGGACAAGAGGGAAGATTGTTTACACCTTTAGCTTTTACTAAAACATTTGCAATGGTAGCTGGAGCAATTCTTTCTATTACTATTGTTCCTATTTTAATGATATATTTTATAAAAGGAAAAATTCTAAGTGAAGATAAAAATGTTTTAAATAGATTTTTTGTGAAACTTTATTCTCCTATTTTAAAACTATCACTTAGATTTAGATTCTTAATAGTTGCGTTTTTTGTTCTTACTTTGGCTTTTTCATATCCAGTATATAAAAAGCTAAACTGGGAATTTATGCCTATGATGAATGAGCAAACTTTTATGTATATGCCAGTAACCCCATATGGTATTGGTGTTGATTTGTCAAAAGAGTTAACACAAAAAACAAATCAAATAATAAAGTCTTTTCCAGAAGTTGATACAGTATTTGGTAAAGCAGGGCGAGCAGATACTGCAACTGATCCAGCACCACTAGCTATGATTGAAACAATAATTACATTTAAACCAGAAAATGAGTGGAGAGAAGGAATGACATATAAAAAGTTAATGCAGGAAATGGATCAAAAATTAAAAGTAGCTGGTCTTATTAATTCTTGGACTTATCCTATTCGTGGAAGAATTGATATGCTTCTAACAGGTATTAGAACACCTCTAGGAATTAAACTTTATGGAAATGACCATCAAAAGTTAGAAGATACAGCTTTAAAGTTTGAGAAAAGATTAAAAAAACTTGATTCAACACTTTCTGTATCAACTGACAAGATTAATTCAGGTTACTATTTAAATATTAATTTAGATGAAAAGATGTTGTCTAGATATGGTATTACAAAAAATGATATTTTATCTACTGTATCATTAGGTGTTGCAGGTTCAAAAGTTACAACACTTTTTGATGGTTTAGAGAGATATCCTGTTTCATTAAGATTTGAAACAACTCAAAGGGAAGATATAAATGCTTTAAATAATCTTCAAGTAAAAACAAAACTTGGTTTTCAACCTTTACAGATGTTTGCAAGGTTAAGTTATGAAGAGGGACCTTCTGTAATTAAATCAGAGAAAGCACTTAATGTTAACTTCATTTATATTACTCCTAAGGCTGATATCTCATCAAAACAATACAAAGATGAGGCTAAAGAGATACTTGCTGATATGAAGCTTCCTGAAGGCTTTTATTATGAGTGGGCAGGACAGAGTGAATATTTAGAATCAGCAATGGAAAAATTAGCATATATTATTCCACTAACTTTTGTTTTAATTTTTATTCTTATTTATTTTGCACTTAAAAATATCACATATACATTTATTATATTTTTCACTTTACCATTTGCCTTAACAGGTGGAGTATTTTATTTAGAATTTTTAAACTTCAATATGTCTATAGCAGTTGTTGTTGGCTTTTTAGCTTTACTTGGAGTTGCAGCTGAAACTTCTATTGTTATGTTGGTATATTTACATGAAGCAATGAAAGAATTACAAGAAAAATGTGAAGAACCTGATAAAACCTATATTTTTCATGCAATATATAAAGGAGCTGTTTTAAGACTTAGGCCAAAGCTTATGACACTATTTGCAATCTTAGGTGGACTTATTCCTATTATGTATATTGATGGGGTAGGAAGTGAAGTTATGCAAAGAATTGCTGCACCAATGATTGGTGGAATGACTTCTTCTGCGATATTAACATTAGTTATTATTCCTGCAATTTTTTATATATTAGCAATTAGAAAAAAAGGGAAAATGGCGGAAATAGATATTTCTCACTAAATAAGAAAAAATGTGTAGTTATCACACGATAACTACACATAAAAGAAGTAAAATACTTCTACAGTTTTAGCAAATATAATGGAACTCCAACTTACACATAGACATAATATAACCAAACAACCAACCAGCAAAGAGACTTCTCCTTAAGAAGGGGTTCCATTATATAACTGTAAGTTTAGATTTTATATTTTTATTGTAGTTTTCGATAAGAGAAGACTAGAATTGTCTTCTAGGTCTCTCTTCTCTTGGTCTCGCTTCATTAACTCTTAAAGTTCTACCTTCAACTTCGTTACCATTCAGTTTTTCAATAGCTTCGTTACCTGCAGAAGAATCTGCCATTTCAACAAAACCAAAACCTTTTGATCTTCCTGTTTCTCTATCTGTGATAACCTTAGCGCTTTTTACTTCACCGAACTCAGCGAAAACTTTTTCTAACTCACTATCATTCATTCTAAATGATAGATTTCCAACATAAATGTTCATTACTTTTATTCCTTTGTTTAAGTAAAGAACATTATGCCTTATTATTTTTAAATATGCAAGTTTT
Coding sequences within it:
- a CDS encoding bifunctional diguanylate cyclase/phosphodiesterase → MTKKHYRGSIKRRLTLMILLVTLITGIVGYSSFVYWNMKSQQTKTIELSRTVAKILSQDIAKLVLLKEIAVAADITSKLKSFDNIDSMILYKLDNKAIFQYNKNNKDLEVKPLPNDYKKVNDIKDNLLKLYADARYQGTKLGVVELNFKVKNLSDIVKRDIPILITISLVLLLLSFVLANFFAKRFTEPILKLVSFLSKIDIIDSLKNRAKTKEDNEIGKLYDEINYMLQRIENSQKVEKIAAAAFETRSGMMITDANEIILQVNKAFTKISGYEKEEVIGKTPSILRSGYQDENFYKEMKKKLHKYNHWSGEIYNKHKDGTIYPEHLTIQAVLDDDLNVIYYVASFIDLTIQKETEAKVEYLKQYDSLTGLANKEMLLNEIQTHLNKKQQFRWGLLICFDLRDFKIINDAYGYSIGDKVLEAITLKTKKIFNDASMIARVTGDEFAVWFPHIHEHKNQASIEAKLLAEFLVNTLSEEIKIEDKTINPMVYAGLSIYNKNCKGANELLKQADSALHQAKKEEKRFSYFDKQAQNMAQNHLDTYSQLIKAIDEEHFELFYQLQYDDENHVYGAEALIRWIHPEEGIIPPDSFIPIAEKTGLIIPIGSWVIKTACKQLETWQKAKETSNWVIAINISAKQFLEEDFIDTIKMYIKQYKVNANLLKVELTESILAKSLEEVKDKMLKIKKLGVQVSLDDFGTGYSSLQYLRELPLNQIKIDRSFVSNILENKADEAIVKSILLFAEALNLQVVAEGVETKEQYKFLVNLGCKLFQGYYFAKPERIENISTNK
- a CDS encoding sulfurtransferase, whose amino-acid sequence is MVKKIFLICIFSISLFATEKNMPSIVDIAWLKQNISNPNLVLLDLRNEELYNKNHIKNAFNIPALENLFDKKFFMPNIEKLQVLFSDAGIKNDSLVVAYDDGSFIWSARLYWILEILGHNNVGILKVGYKNWEEDSFTLSEKPFVPRKSNFTPRVDNTKVQTKLSTLLSIGKKTIIDGRKESHYLGKESIAKRFGHIPTAQNYACTQNYQVTTTGNKIKNLDKLETLYKDIPKDKEIILYCDGGAEAALNYIVLQELGYKASVYDGSWAEWGNDEAVPIENPSK
- a CDS encoding response regulator transcription factor translates to MKILLLEDDTLLHEIIEEFLEELKYEVISTYDGQEAYELIYEQHFDLLILDVNVPSISGFDLLKNLKSNSIDIPTIFITSLHTTKDMEKGFNAGADDYIRKPFHLSELKLRIDNIKRLRKIESKEEQKINNDISYDYDLKTIFIKDKKFQLSKTEAKVFEYLLKHSNKAVSIEEIALNNWVYDDTPTDTTVRTYIKNIRKILGKDSIINIKGIGYKLEL
- a CDS encoding HAMP domain-containing sensor histidine kinase, with amino-acid sequence MENVIINFQKEYTIDLTRSEKLTFIRFLSLYLGASFILLLLLSLLYYQNEKTLHLDLAKTKMENISSQIAAKVIFSHMMETKLNIDDYLSMKQYEIAFYDRDGKKILGNFNDEIKLENGFYQKDNNYILVDNSTFGHLGIFHIAIKDKLFHTLANNTRNKVLIVFLITYSLIALIGFFLAKLFIKPIKDEREKLNNFIKDTTHELNTPISAILMSSESDNLSSKQLERVKLAVHRISEIYSDLTYIFLEEKDENRVLEELELKTLIEEQLKYFEVIALKRKITIHLDLEEFFYKIDKNDFIRLFNNILSNAIKYNKKEGEVFISLKDSTLSIKDTGIGIEKKKIDDIFNRYYRATKEQGGFGIGLNIVQNICKEYDINFNVTSQERKETTFTFKF
- a CDS encoding FixH family protein, which encodes MKLLKIFSMIALLIGVLNADPIDLSGSKDGYDVTLKTEKTLVVGDNYFYVTLSKDGKPVTDAKVKAKFFMPEMPGMPYMEYVGKAKLVDGKYKMLINLTMSGTWQYHLMFKTADGKVHKLRSSVNL
- a CDS encoding TolC family protein codes for the protein MLKQSLILILFFSLFTNSIYAKEVKQVVKEAINKNSSLQALEQTIALAKEQINLASKWQNPVLSFGANDIQFDDISKRDLEPMQAQFIGLNQIIPIGNKKELEEEIARDDYELSKLVLADKKLELESKIYEYIYNIKLVEERVTLFSKLKQNVAELQNLLEEFYKYNKASQIDIIKVQTLYDELDISEQKLNNNLRVFKLQLEQLTYTKFKDIDISTKLQKLTLVNNIDSHPKILQLEKNIKKFNTTSKFEEEKKNSDINFAVKYFQRDSKYEDYINVSVAIPLSVYGSENIKARKAKHKASEYKNLLEDSKLKFTNQIKILQSNIDNAFYSYRKINESIIPKYNQIQKTLESYNRFSSLKKIDSKELIKNLNELIKYKLKAIDEKQKFYTNLANSIYFTKVN
- a CDS encoding efflux RND transporter periplasmic adaptor subunit; the encoded protein is MKKYILVLFLGACILNAEILEIKQLFNKKLVKVQKEQIGPLKSFYGRLTFDESLTFDVVSRFDGYITKLDANKLYSMAKKNEPLFSIYSDEVSSIIQEINIAKKFNKSLVKSNINKLKALAVDNKEIKRIVKGKEEISEIAFYSPYDSLVIKKEINNGSFVKKGSLLLQLASLEKLWVIASVYQKDLSFINKGLKAKVYIDGFDEPVVSTVDYIYPTVDETNKSVDVRLVIDNKDLKYSPNMFAKVDIKQNNKEILTLPKTAVLQKGSKHYVFQYLSESEYEPIEVTAKRISSKKYEIIDGIQEGQSVINNALFLLDSDAITNGLYSSDDDDW